Proteins from a genomic interval of Papaver somniferum cultivar HN1 chromosome 4, ASM357369v1, whole genome shotgun sequence:
- the LOC113275558 gene encoding probable carotenoid cleavage dioxygenase 4, chloroplastic gives MDAFSSSFCTKFYPYTNKLAFSPTSTSSQTHLFYISAVNVEERPKRTTNSSSSSTINTETPVLGGGDHAKKPVLTKRKPSSRSFVTETPSFQSTIFNTFDNFVNNFIDPPTRPSVDPQHVLATNFAPVDEFPPTKCTVIEGELPESINGAYIRNGPNPQYLPRGPYHLFDGDGMLHSLLISNGQATFCSRYVQTYKYKIEHKHGSPLFPNVFSGFNGLTASAARGAITAARVLSGQYNPINGIGVANTSLAFFSKKLFALGESDLPYEIKVTPDGEILTVGRTDFDGKLFMSMTAHPKVDPKTEEAFAFRYGPVPPFLTFFRFDSSGVKQADVPIFSMTRPAFLHDFAITQKYAIFTEIQIGMNPMEMIFGSGSPVGADPSAVSKIGVIPRYAKDESEMKWIDVPGFNIIHAINAWDEGEDEIVLIAPNILSVEHTLERMELVHALMEKVRINLKTGMVSRQPLSARNLDFGVINQNFTGMKNRFVYAGIGDPMPKISGVVKLNVGEDQEHKDCTVGCRIFGPGCYGGEPFYVAREPNNPDADEDDGYVVTYVHDENKGESKFLVMDAKSPTLDIVASVKLPGRVPYGFHGIFVQESELKKL, from the exons ATGGatgccttttcttcttctttctgcaCCAAGTTCTATCCATATACAAATAAACTCGCTTTCTCTCCTACTTCAACTTCTTCTCAAACTCATCTCTTCTACATCTCAGCTGTAAATGTAGAAGAAAGACCAAAACGTACTACTAATTCATCATCAAGTTCAACCATTAACACTGAAACACCAGTACTAGGAGGAGGAGATCATGCAAAGAAACCAGTATTAACCAAAAGAAAACCAAGTTCAAGATCATTTGTGACAGAGACTCCATCGTTTCAGTCTACTATCTTTAATACATTTGATAACTTCGTTAACAATTTTATCGATCCACCTACCCGTCCTTCTGTCGATCCACAGCACGTACTTGCTACAAATTTCGCACCtgttgatgaatttcctccaaccAAATGCACTGTAATTGAAG GTGAGCTTCCGGAGTCAATAAATGGAGCTTACATCCGTAACGGACCAAACCCGCAGTATCTACCGCGAGGACCTTACCATCTATTTGATGGAGATGGGATGCTTCACTCTCTTCTCATCTCAAATGGCCAAGCAACTTTCTGCAGCAGATATGTTCAAACATATAAATACAAGATTGAGCACAAGCATGGTTCTCCACTCTTTCCAAATGTTTTCTCCGGTTTTAATGGACTTACCGCGTCTGCTGCACGTGGAGCTATTACTGCTGCAAGGGTTCTTTCTGGTCAGTACAATCCTATAAATGGAATTGGAGTTGCAAATACAAGTCTTGCTTTCTTCAGTAAAAAGCTTTTTGCTCTTGGAGAATCAGATCTTCCTTACGAAATCAAAGTGACACCTGATGGTGAAATTCTCACTGTTGGTCGTACTGATTTTGATGGAAAGCTGTTCATGTCTATGACTGCGCACCCTAAAGTAGACCCGAAGACAGAGGAAGCCTTTGCATTTCGATATGGACCAGTTCCTCCTTTTCTAACATTTTTCAGGTTTGATTCATCCGGGGTGAAACAAGCTGATGTTCCCATTTTCTCCATGACTCGACCAGCATTTCTTCATGACTTCGCAATCACCCAGAAATATGCCATTTTCACTGAGATACAAATAGGAATGAATCCAATGGAGATGATCTTCGGAAGTGGGTCACCAGTTGGGGCAGATCCCAGTGCAGTGTCGAAAATTGGTGTGATTCCACGATATGCTAAAGATGAGTCAGAAATGAAATGGATTGATGTGCCTGGGTTTAATATTATCCATGCTATTAATGCATGGGATGAAGGTGAAGATGAAATTGTTCTGATTGCACCAAATATACTGTCAGTGGAACATACTTTAGAAAGAATGGAACTCGTTCATGCTCTAATGGAGAAAGTGAGAATAAATCTGAAAACAGGAATGGTTTCACGACAACCACTATCAGCAAGAAATTTGGATTTTGGCGTCATTAATCAAAATTTTACCGGGATGAAGAACAGGTTCGTTTATGCAGGAATCGGTGACCCAATGCCGAAGATTTCTGGAGTAGTGAAGTTGAATGTTGGTGAAGATCAAGAGCATAAAGACTGCACAGTGGGTTGCAGGATCTTTGGCCCTGGTTGTTATGGTGGTGAACCTTTCTATGTAGCACGTGAACCTAATAACCCAGATGCAGACGAGGATGACGGGTACGTAGTAACTTATGTGCATGACGAAAATAAAGGAGAATCTAAGTTTTTGGTGATGGATGCAAAATCACCAACACTTGATATTGTGGCTTCTGTGAAGTTACCAGGCAGGGTTCCTTACGGGTTTCATGGAATCTTCGTGCAGGAAAGTGAACTGAAGAAGCTCTAG
- the LOC113275559 gene encoding PH domain-containing protein DDB_G0275795-like, protein MSFGDGCNIDYLAVANEIPEPQESQLNEVGCSPEGMHMTVHDSLAKEFQILDPPEFTGSSDIAVAEEWFSDIEKKLGLMSATDKQRITLATAMLKGEASHWWDINKYTVVSEGMTWREFVDSFLEIYYPFSDRNMKKIELMRLVRKEFWDRVENKIEKRKAGKSVQNPQQKKQRKWPLANLYSEPIVTTEGKICFACKESGHLVKNCPSKMQDPKTKFSISGSTPNPSCSSTVNPNPSPNPSSTFNPNPNRSPTLNSNSSHSHSPTPNTNPEQKSQKRLERLLKWKQQQQQQQLQGPRRVRATNDQKLQLQRERQQRRQLRRQQKCQQPEVAHVEVNMEDFWESEKKRKMGKTNLSPSWQNHQQQHPQPYIVPQPYAVPQPALAGSGDLFPVSANWSLQERLSIESRGSDILFPV, encoded by the coding sequence ATGTCTTTTGGCGATGGATGCAATATAGATTACCTTGCAGTAGCAAACGAAATTCCGGAACCTCAGGAATCACAGTTGAATGAAGTGGGATGCTCCCCAGAGGGAATGCATATGACAGTCCATGACTCTTTGGCCAAGGAGTTTCAAATACTTGATCCACCAGAATTTACGGGGTCTTCGGACATAGCTGTAGCAGAAGAGTGGTTTAGCGATATTGAGAAGAAACTAGGTTTAATGAGTGCTACTGATAAGCAGCGAATAACCCTTGCTACTGCTATGCTTAAGGGAGAGGCAAGTCATTGGTGGGATATAAACAAATACACTGTGGTCAGTGAAGGAATGACATGGAGAGAATTCGTGGATTCCTTCTTGGAAATATATTATCCTTTTTCAGACCGGAACATGAAAAAGATTGAACTCATGCGACTTGTTCGAAAGGAGTTTTGGGATAGAGTGGAGAACAAAATTGAGAAAAGGAAAGCAGGCAAGTCTGTTCAGAACCCACAACAGAAGAAACAAAGGAAGTGGCCGCTTGCTAATTTATATAGCGAGCCGATAGTCACTACTGAAGGAAAGATTTGTTTTGCTTGTAAGGAGAGTGGTCATTTGGTGAAGAATTGTCCATCAAAGATGCAAGACCCTAAGACCAAGTTCTCCATTTCTGGTTCCACTCCCAATCCCAGTTGCAGTTCCACTGTCAATCCTAATCCCAGTCCCAATCCCAGTTCCACTTTCAATCCCAACCCCAATCGGAGCCCGACTCTTAATTCCAATTCCAGTCACAGCCACTCTCCCACTCCCAATACCAATCCTGAGCAGAAATCTCAAAAAAGACTGGAGCGTTTACTCAAGTggaagcagcaacaacaacaacaacaactgcagGGGCCACGTAGGGTGCGCGCGACAAATGATCAGAAACTGCAGCTGCAACGAGAACGCCAACAAAGAAGGCAACTAAGAAGGCAACAAAAATGTCAACAACCCGAGGTTGCACATGTGGAGGTGAATATGGAGGACTTTTGGGAaagtgagaagaagagaaaaatgggAAAGACCAATCTCAGTCCCAGCTGGCAgaatcaccaacaacaacatccTCAGCCTTACATTGTGCCTCAGCCTTACGCTGTGCCTCAGCCAGCTCTAGCAGGGTCAGGTGATCTGTTTCCAGTGTCAGCAAATTGGTCATTACAAGAGAGATTGTCCATTGAAAGTAGAGGGTCAGATATTCTGTTTCCGGTGTAG